gactgcagcctaacaggctcctccgtccatgggattttccaggcaagagtactggagtggggtgccattgccttctcctataatTGCCTctagaatgaatgaatatgtctGACTAATGCTTTGAGCTCTAATTTTTTCCACTTCTGTTTTCCCCCTTCCCTTCCTTACCTAAAGAATTATGTAATCGGAAGTAATCTCTCCCTAGACTTATCTGGCTTTTGTTTTCCAAAAGCCTCAATCCACTGAGGTAAATAACATTTGAGGGAAGAGGCTGAATGTTTGGGAGAAGTAAAAAGAAGCCCCAAATAAAGATGAATCAGGTCCTAGTGGAAGGAAACTATGAAACCTAAAAGGAAGGGCTACTTCTGTTTCTACAAAGAGACTGGCTTAGAGGCCCATGGATTCCCAACTTGATCAAAGATTTCTATAACCAGCATGATCACGGAGATACAGGAGCCTACAAATACAGTGGCAGCCTCAGCATCACAGTCCACTTGATATACTGGGGTTTGTGGACTGTGATACATGCATGTTACAGAATATAATGTTTGCCTGGAAAGGATGGACAGAAAGATAACTTTCAGAAAGATAACTCTCAGATGCAGAAGTACATGCTCCAAATCCATAAGGTTAAAAATCTGAGGTgcttaggacatggaagcaatgtggatatccatcaacagatgaaggggtacagaagttgtggtacatgtatataatagagtattactcagctataaaagaaGTGCTTTTgtgtcagtcctaatgaggtggatgaacctagagcctattatacagggtgaagtaagtgagaaagagaaagacaaatgttatatattaatgcatacatatggaatctagaaagatggtactgatgaaactatttgcaggacagcagtggagacacagacatagagaacagacttgaggacacagtggggggaggggagggtggagcaGCTTGAGAGGATGGCGTGGAAAcctatatattaccatatgtaaaatggatggcaggtgggaatttgctatgtgaTACAGGAAGCTCAACCCAGAGCTCTGGACAATCTAgaagtgggggatggggagggaaatgggagtgGGGTTCGGGAGGGAGGGAACAAGTGTATACCTGTGGTTGATTCaggttgatatatggcagaaaccaacacaatattataaagcaattatcctccaattaaaaaaggtTTAAATAAATCTGAGGTGATAAAGTGCTCAGCTACCCCAAAAacaggtggggagggagaaagtTCAGCTGCTTTGGGTCTATGCTTATATACTTGCAACAATCTCCTTTTGGAGATTGGAGATAAGGAAAGGATAAAAGATGAGAAATTTTTTGCAGTTATTAACAGGTGATACAAAAAGGAGGCAATAAAGCACGAATTTTATGAGAAACGTTGGTGCTCAGGTCAGACTCCTGACTTAGACATTCTCTGTCTcaagaaacaaaagaggaggcCTCAGTGACAAGAAGGTGCCCTGTAAGCAAGCTAAACACTCTCCAATTTGGGGTTTTAATAGCTACCAAGTTTAAATACCCCTCTGTTGTCTCCCATCACGTTGACCTCACAGAATCATACAGTCAAGAGAATGTAAGGCTTTCCGAATTATAAGGCACCTGTGGTTGTTCGTATCTAGGACATCAGggaaagcacagccactgctggTGCCGTGATTACAGCGGCAGTGAACAAGGGCGATGAACTAAGAGGACTTACCGAACAGTTTTGCGGTCATTCTATCTGGAAATAAAAAAGcattcagggggcttccctggtggtccagtggttaagaattcaccttccaatgcaggagacaaggtttgggaagatcccacaggcctcagggcaactaagcccatgcaccacaaccactgaagcccacgtgcctggagcccttgctctgcaaaaagagaagcaaccccaatgagaagcccatgtacacTGACTCGAGAGtagctcccacatgctgcagctagagaaagcctgtgtgcagtcacaaagacccagtgcaggcaaaaaaattttttttcttaacgtagttccattttttaaaaaatgtcctaaCTAGAGACAGGAGGGACTGAAGTAATAGGagtgtgggggtggagggagcagAAAAGAAGCAATTCAGAAATGGCCAACCTTGTACCTTCCCCAGGAGTCCGCAACCCTCCTGTAGCAGGCCTTACCTCCTTACCTGAGGGGGAGGCAGTACCTGTGGCTTCAGTGAAGTTAGAAGCTTAGATGGACTAATTTCTAAAATGAGACTGTATTCTGCAATGTAAAGAAGCCTCAGGACTTTGCTGCGTTCCCCAACAGTGACCAAAGAAATCAGGTCTCCTGGCATTGTTATCCAGGATCAAGGGAAGAAATTTCTGCATGGAGTATATTATAAAGGAACCATGGAAGAACCATGGAAGAACAGAATTAAAGATGCTATGGAGTTGATATGTTCTTGTCAAAATTACCAGTTATATTGTGTTGAAAACAAAAGTCCCAACCTCTACCACCTGTCGATGAACAGTGGGAAATCTATTATTCTTAAACAAAAAGATGTTTGTTATAGTGAGACAATGTTGGCAGAGATGGGGCCCAGCTCGTGACGGCTTCAGCAGACGGCCACTGTTCACCACTGCCCCGCCTCGTTTCACAGACCCTCTCCTCTGACTCCTCTCCCAGTGGAGCCGAACAGTCTATCCACGTTCCTGTGTCAAGTAGCTTAGACACTTCTTATTAGATAAGCTCCTGACTTCCCTACTCACAGGGTCAAgttatttttcctaaaatgaataataaaacatTCTTTCTCTACCAGAGATTCTGGCATCAATTGAAGAGACTCTATACTTTTCATTCTGTACCCATTTGATAGCAACCAAAATGAGTTGTGCATTTATAAAGATAATCTGCTCTGTGCGTTTAGAATGATAATCTTTTCAGCAAAAATTCTGTAGCATTCAAAACCACAAAACTCACATGGATGGTGAGAATTTTGCTTGACTACAGTTCAATACTTCTGGCTCCTAGTGGTTATTAGGCAGTTATAAGTTTCATATTCACTCACAACTTCTGAATTCTTATGCACAAAGTTTACTCAGTTCAGTTGTAGCACTGACAAAAGTAGGTGGTGTCAGGTCAGTGGCCAGATTACCAACAGTGATTTATGTGGTGACATTTCCAACAAGACAAGGGTCTGTGTTTCATAAAACTGGGAAGCTTTCTATAACTTAAAATGATTCAGCTGAAGAATGTCCCACTAAGTAAGTCAGAGATGACTGGTGGGGTTATCTTTACAAGTCTAGTGATCCTAGATTATGAAGAATTATGTGCAGTTGACAACATAGTtatcacaggcaaaaaaaaataataacctacAGAAACAATTCCTAGTTCTGATTGCAATATTCcagaatatttcaaattttctcaAACATGATTAtaacttcattttcaaaatattttctcagcaaatatttttcactttactttttttaCATAGTTATTGACTCTATTCCCCACACTTTACATCTCATACCTGtggctcatttattttgcaactggaagtttgtaacaCATACATCTCTCTCActtatttctttcctctcctgtccttctcctctctggcatctacctgtttgttctctgtttctattttattatgcTTGTTCACTTCTttggttttttagattccacatgtaagtgaagcCATACAGCAGTTGtcattctctgacttatttcacttagcattaatATCCTCTAGTTTCAACCATGTTTTTGCACATGTTAAGGTTCCATTCTTTTCTATAACTGAGTATACATGGCAACTGTGTcatattttcttcatccattcatgtaTTGATAGGCACTTAGACTGCCTGCATGTCTTGACCATTGTAATACTACTGCAATGAATATAGGAGTGCTTTCATTTTCTACTGATAATACCCAAGAGTGGAACTGctaaatcatatggtagttctctttttaattttttgagggttctccatacttttttccatagaggctgcacagtttacattcctaccaacagagcacaagagttcccttttctctgcatccttgccaatatttgttatttgttatcttttttatcatagctattctgacaagtgtgaggtggtatctcatttttgttttgatttgcgtttgtctgatgattagtgatgttgagcatcttttcctgttggccatctgtatgtcttctttggaataaaatgtttaattagatcctctgcccattttttaatcaagttatttcttttcaatattgagttgtgtgagttctttgtatattttgcatatatCCATACTGATAAAAATGAATATGTGAGTAATTAAATAAAAAGGAGAGAAGCAATAGCTCTTCAATACAGGAGAATTCCAATTCATAAATGGagaagaaataatggaaacagaaaatcacCTTTTGGCAAACAACCACTGGAATAATTGCTACAGGCAAAAATCCTCAATGTCTGCTAAAATTAAAGTGGAAATATGATAAGAAACAGGGTATTTTTCCCAGTCTGAAAGTCAATTTACAGTGGAGAACTCTAGTGGGCCTCATTAACCAAGTGATCAAAATTAACATCACAGGAATGAGACAGCAGCATGTTGGCTGCAGTCCACTGATAAAGGCACAGGCTCATTCTGTTCGTCTTGCCCCAaagagaaaacatcagacaaactcaACGAGAGACGACACCCACAATAACTCTACTGTACTTGTCAAAAGTCACGGTTATGAGGGAAGACTGAGGAATGGTCAGAGAAGGCAGACTGAAAGCAATGCGGGATCCCAGGACAAAGAGAGAGCACTTGTGGGAAGAATGGTGACATTTGAATAGAGATCTTTAGTTAACAGTTAATACCCATGTTAACTTCATGGTTTCAATTACTTATACCACGGTCATGCAAATATGTTAACATTAGGAGACAAAGAGGGGCAAGGGGTATATGGACATTTGTTcaactacatttttaaaagtctaaaaatataGACTTTTAACTGTAAGTCTAACGTTaactcaaaaataaaagttaaaaatatgtcAATGTCGTAAAAAAACAGATTGGAGGAGACTGAGAAGACATGTCAGCTTAATGTTtcttatcttgattgtggtgatggttgcataggTGCATACACATTAAAACATCAGACTGCATCCTTTAAATAGTTTATTgtattgggttttttgtttgtttgttttgtttggcctcgtgtgtggcatgcagaatcttagttccccaacaagggattgaatccatgccccctaCAAGGGgaatgtagagtcttaaccactggactgccagggacatcCCTATTCTATGTTaactataaaacaataaaaatctgaaaaaaagatgaaggaaaTAGCTGGAGGCAATGCACAATTCATAATGAAAGACAGAATGAGTGATTTCATGAACTGTGTGTTTACCTCCCATGTGTACTAGAAGAATAAATTTGAGACCTGGGCCTGCCCAAGCTgagcatttcatcctctgcccctTAGAATCAGACTCATCAGTTCAAGTACAAGCCCATGAACCAAGTCAGTTCAATCAGAATCCCCACCCCCAGGAGGATTCTTGTGCCAGagttataagaaaaaaatcccacCATCCCCCACCATTGGCAtgatacagtcttttttttttttttttcctgctgattaTCAGTGATCTTTATTATCAGTGAATATGTTCAAATTCAGGAGTTTGaggtttttcaaaaaaaagagaaCTATTACAAATTTAGGAGAACCAGGTAATGAcaaactcaaaaacaaacaaataaaacctaGTTGCTCGTAAGGAATCCTTTTTTATAACCTTAAAAATTATCTCACTAGAGACATACATATAGAATACTATAAGATGTTATTACAGGTGGATGACCATAATATTATAAACTGTCATTTTTAACTCTCGGTTATTTTTTTATCTGTTGATAAACTTAACtacaaaacatctttaaaaatatggttCTTGAATGATGGTATATACAGCAGGTTAGTAACAACCAACATTCTAAAAAATGTTTGTCAAAGAGCTTTCAAATGAACACAATTTCAGTATTACTTTTAATACATTTAAGTTATATCCATTCTAGGACTCAAAACAGCATTCTTTGATGGTGGCTCACTATAAGATACTGTATTGGAAATATGTAGATTAAGCAACTGTTTCTTATGATATGCATCATTTTCCTGGTTGGCATGTTCATCCAGAGATTTCCTTATACAGTTCTTTAGTTCAtcaattccttctccagtaatTGCAGAGACAGGGATGATTTGTTGGAATTCCACAGTCCTCTCTGGAATCATGcttttttcaaataaatgcaaaaattctttAGGATTCTGGAGTTGGTTCATCAGTACATGGAATTTATCCTGTGCATCTGGCAAGTCCATTTTATTTACTGCTAGGAGTGCAGGTTTTGTCTGAAGTTCCTCTTTGTACAACTCTAActcctgtgttccccatcccgatccccactccctgGTAATGTCTTTCTATACTTTATAGGCCTGGGTATTCTAGGGCCCATTCACACCTCTGAAATCAGTAAGTGATTTTGTGCTTTTGAAAGCAGTATTATGGTTTCAAAAGCAGTTCTGTAATGAGTTTGGGAAGAAAGCTGAAAtccagaaatatcaacaacaaaaagcagTTGTTTAGTTCTTTCTATATGCTTGAGGAATTTGTGGCCCATTCCTTTGTTCATATGTGCTCCTTCTATTAAACCAGGAAGATCAGCTACAGATATCTGTTTGAAATCACTATACATAATTTTTCCAAGTTCAGGCTTTATTGTTGTAAATGCATAATCTGCAATTGCAGGTTTTGCATGAGAAATCTTACTTAGCAAAGAGGATTTTCCAGCATTTGGGAATCCCACCAGGCCTATGTCAGCTATAAGTTTCAGATCAAGGTGAATTACTCGCTTCTGGCCTTTCAATGGTAAGAAATTTGTAAGTAATTTACCACCAAGACCTCCTTCAGCTACCAaaattctgtctttctctttattgAGTTCTCCTATAACTTTACCATTTTCATCAGTCACTGAAACACCCACAGGTACAGGAATTTCACAGTCTTTTCCTTTGGAGCCTTTCAGTGCACTAACTCTTTCTGTACAACACGCAACTGCCGCGCACCATGCCTGCGAAGGATGATAGAGTCTTGAGGTGCCTCTATTGGAGCCTCCATGAGAATGAAATCACTATAGAAGAAAGCAGAATGGGAAGAGAGAATGAatgacattattttaatttttggatcCAGTGTTCCTGAACTGCATTTGTATGTCAGTCAGTTATAAAAACCATCAGTTCACTTCCCACCCACCCCCGACCCCCCAAGTTCCTGTCACTTACAACCAAATGAGTCCTGACCACAAAATAACTCTAAAATCAGTGTGGTAACAAATGTCATAATAACCCTCCTTATCCTTGAATACCAACAGTGTCCAAAACACAGTTTGAGAAACTAGAACTCTTTAAAGAAGACGGCTAACCCATGATTATTACAATGCAGTTAAGAATTCCACAAACAATTCATTGGGCATTATCAGATCCTGGGCCCTGAACTAGATGCTGACTAATGAACGGAACAGTCAACTCCTACCTTC
This window of the Dama dama isolate Ldn47 chromosome 19, ASM3311817v1, whole genome shotgun sequence genome carries:
- the LOC133073961 gene encoding GTP-binding protein 10-like, producing SHGGSNRGTSRLYHPSQAWCAAVACCTERVSALKGSKGKDCEIPVPVGVSVTDENGKVIGELNKEKDRILVAEGGLGGKLLTNFLPLKGQKRVIHLDLKLIADIGLVGFPNAGKSSLLSKISHAKPAIADYAFTTIKPELGKIMYSDFKQISVADLPGLIEGAHMNKGMGHKFLKHIERTKQLLFVVDISGFQLSSQTHYRTAFETIILLSKAQNHLLISEV